One region of Aminobacterium colombiense DSM 12261 genomic DNA includes:
- a CDS encoding alpha-ketoacid dehydrogenase subunit beta, translated as MKIISFSQATLEAMEEEMLHDETVFVMGEDIARQGGIFGQFKGLPDKFGTERVRDTPISETAIVGAAVGAALAGMRPVADMHFADFIGVCMDEVFNQMAKVHYMFGGQKTLPMVLRAPDGLINQAAAQHSQSVEAWFQHIPGLKVVIPSNPADAKGLLKSAIRDDNPVIYFEHKALFSMKGEVPEEEFFTPIGKAKVIKEGTDVTLVSYSMTMNLAVQAAEKLEKEGINVELVDLRTISPIDKKTILNSVAKTNRLAIAHEAVKQGGVGGEIAAIVAEEGLDYLDAPILRIGAPFTPIPFAKPLEQAYRVTADKIYEGVKSMM; from the coding sequence ATGAAGATTATCAGCTTTTCTCAGGCGACCCTTGAAGCCATGGAAGAAGAAATGCTTCATGATGAAACCGTCTTCGTCATGGGAGAAGACATTGCCAGGCAGGGTGGCATTTTTGGACAGTTTAAAGGTCTCCCTGACAAATTTGGTACAGAACGAGTTAGAGACACCCCCATCTCTGAAACGGCTATTGTGGGGGCAGCGGTAGGAGCGGCCCTTGCGGGGATGCGTCCTGTTGCAGATATGCATTTCGCTGATTTTATTGGCGTTTGTATGGATGAAGTGTTTAACCAGATGGCCAAGGTCCACTATATGTTTGGAGGACAAAAGACTCTTCCCATGGTTCTTCGGGCTCCAGATGGGCTTATTAATCAGGCTGCGGCTCAGCATTCCCAGAGTGTAGAGGCGTGGTTCCAGCATATTCCGGGATTGAAAGTTGTGATTCCTTCAAATCCAGCCGATGCAAAGGGGCTTCTAAAGTCCGCGATTCGCGATGACAATCCTGTTATTTACTTTGAGCACAAGGCTTTATTCAGCATGAAGGGAGAAGTTCCCGAGGAAGAGTTTTTTACTCCCATAGGAAAGGCGAAAGTCATTAAAGAGGGTACAGATGTAACCCTTGTTTCTTATTCCATGACTATGAATCTGGCTGTCCAGGCAGCGGAAAAGCTTGAAAAAGAGGGAATAAATGTAGAGCTTGTCGACCTAAGAACCATTTCACCTATAGATAAGAAAACGATTTTAAATTCTGTAGCGAAAACGAATCGTCTTGCCATAGCCCACGAAGCGGTAAAGCAGGGTGGCGTTGGTGGTGAGATAGCGGCCATTGTCGCAGAGGAAGGTCTCGACTATCTTGATGCCCCCATCCTTCGAATTGGAGCCCCCTTTACCCCCATTCCCTTTGCCAAACCTTTAGAGCAGGCCTATCGTGTTACTGCCGACAAAATTTATGAGGGCGTAAAGAGCATGATGTAA